The region GAGATCACCATCATGATGACGGCGATCAGCCCGGGCACGATGAAGTTCCGCGACTCGAGCTCCTCGTTGAACCAGACGCGGGAGCGCACGTCGATGGGGTCGGGGATCGCGGGGAGGCCGAGCCCCGCCGCCCGCCGCGCCGCGTCCTCCCGGGTGAAGGCCTGCGCGACCCCCTCGGCGTACCCCAGCGCGATCGTCGCAGTGTTCGCGTCGGAGCCGTCCAGCAGGAACTGGACGGAAGCGGGGGGCGTCAACGCGAGGCGCGGGGCGAAGTCGCGCGGGACCACCAGGGCCGCCATTATCCGGCGTTCGAGGATCGCCCGCTCGATCTCCGGGTAGCCGTCCGCCCACAGCCGCACGTCGAAATAGCGCGACCCGTCGAACCGGGAAACGAGCTCGCGGCTATCCGGCGTGCCGCTCTGGTCCCACACCGCCAGCGGCACGTTGTCCACATCGAGCGTCAGCGCGTAGCCGAACAGGAACATCATCAGCGCGGGGATCGCCAGCGCCATCCCGAGGGAGCGCGGGTCCCTCCATATGTGGAGGACCTCCTTCCGGGCGACGGCCAGCACCCGGCGCGCGTTCATCGCCGCACCTCCCGGATCGCCTCTTCCCTCCGGTCGCGCTCCTCCACGAGCGAGACGAAGACGTCCTCCAGCGTCGGGGCGATCCGC is a window of Thermodesulfobacteriota bacterium DNA encoding:
- a CDS encoding ABC transporter permease, yielding MNARRVLAVARKEVLHIWRDPRSLGMALAIPALMMFLFGYALTLDVDNVPLAVWDQSGTPDSRELVSRFDGSRYFDVRLWADGYPEIERAILERRIMAALVVPRDFAPRLALTPPASVQFLLDGSDANTATIALGYAEGVAQAFTREDAARRAAGLGLPAIPDPIDVRSRVWFNEELESRNFIVPGLIAVIMMVISALLTSLTVAREWEQGTMEQLISTPVTGNELILGKLLPYFALGMTDLAVSVLMGKYVFDVPLRGSVALLVVSSGVFLAGALSMGMLFSIVARSQLLATQLAMMITFLPSFLLSGFVFAIGNMPRPIQAATHVVSARYLVTLLRGIYLKGVGLEVLAGELALLTVFGGAVLLVASRKFKKKLR